A window of Ipomoea triloba cultivar NCNSP0323 chromosome 2, ASM357664v1 contains these coding sequences:
- the LOC116010961 gene encoding uncharacterized protein LOC116010961 yields the protein MIDVPMLNDENHQEWKDVVLLHLGLIEMDFAIQNKEPPPITDDSTEDEKKFHAQWTRSNRLCMYFIKTRIPRSIRGSVDHFDKVEPLFKAIDDEYATSNKALASTLIMKFVGLRLSTVKGTRKHIMQVRDIAAQLKKQGIILPDTFVVHFALNTLPQHYSPFKISYNTHMLKRLGRLLCWPQQSLKGNLGN from the coding sequence atgattgacgtTCCTATGCTAAACGATGAAAATCACCAAGAGTGGAAAGACGTTGTTCTCCTACACTTAGGGTTGATAGAGATGGATTTCGCTATTCAAAATAAAGAGCCTCCTCCTATCACTGATGATAGCACTGAGGATGAAAAGAAATTTCACGCACAATGGACCAGGTCCAATCGGTTGTGTATGTATTTCATTAAGACACGAATTCCAAGAAGTATTCGTGGCTCAGTTGACCATTTTGATAAAGTCGAACCCTTGTTCAAAGCTATTGATGACGAATATGCTACATCAAATAAAGCTTTGGCAAGTActctaatcatgaagtttgttgGTCTTCGTCTTTCCACTGTCAAGGGCACGCGCAAACACATCATGCAAGTCAGGGATATTGCAGCGCAATTGAAGAAGCAGGGAATAATTTTACCGGATacctttgttgtgcattttgcaCTCAACACCCTCCCTCAACACTATAGCCCCTTTAAGATTTCCTACAACACACATATGTTGAAGAGGTTGGGGAGACTGCTATGTTGGCCACAACAAAGCCTAAAGGGAAATCTGGGAAACTAA